One part of the Natronorubrum sediminis genome encodes these proteins:
- the gdhB gene encoding glutamate dehydrogenase GdhB, with protein sequence MTSSTTHETEPTAESDLDSALVTARRQLERAAAHVDVDPGVIERLKHPTRVSRVSVPLEREDGSVDVFTGYRAQHDDVRGPYKGGLRYHPEVNAEECIGLSMWMTWKCAVMDLPFGGGKGGISVDPKSLTEGETERLTRRFAEELRDDVGPTKDVPAPDMGTDAQTMAWFMDAYSMQQGETIPGVVTGKPPVVGGSYGREEAPGRSTAIATREAIDYEDRNVSDTTVAVQGFGSVGANAARLLEDWGATVVAVSDVNGAIHDPAGLDTHDIPTHDEEPEAVLEQDAPETIANEDVLELDVDVLIPAAVGNVITADNADAIEADIVVEGANGPTTFAADTILEERDITVIPDILANAGGVTVSYFEWLQDINRRQWTLDEVNAELEDKMLAAWADIREEVEKQNLTWRDAAYVVALSRIAEAKAKRGLWP encoded by the coding sequence ATGACTTCGTCAACAACACACGAGACCGAACCAACGGCAGAGAGCGACCTCGATTCAGCATTGGTTACCGCACGCCGCCAACTCGAGCGTGCGGCCGCACACGTCGACGTCGATCCTGGCGTCATCGAGCGACTCAAACACCCGACACGGGTTTCACGCGTTTCGGTTCCACTCGAGCGCGAGGACGGCTCCGTCGACGTGTTCACGGGCTATCGAGCCCAACACGACGACGTGCGCGGGCCGTACAAGGGCGGCCTTCGCTACCACCCCGAGGTGAACGCCGAGGAGTGCATCGGCCTCTCGATGTGGATGACCTGGAAGTGCGCCGTCATGGACCTCCCATTCGGGGGCGGTAAAGGCGGTATCTCCGTCGATCCGAAATCGCTGACCGAAGGCGAGACCGAACGGCTCACGCGTCGGTTTGCCGAAGAGTTACGCGACGACGTCGGGCCCACGAAAGACGTGCCAGCACCCGATATGGGCACCGATGCCCAGACGATGGCCTGGTTCATGGACGCCTACTCGATGCAACAGGGCGAGACCATCCCGGGTGTCGTCACCGGCAAACCACCCGTCGTCGGCGGCTCTTACGGCCGCGAGGAAGCACCCGGACGATCCACTGCGATCGCGACGCGAGAAGCTATCGACTACGAGGACCGCAACGTTTCGGACACCACCGTCGCCGTCCAGGGTTTCGGCAGCGTCGGCGCGAACGCCGCCCGCTTGCTCGAGGACTGGGGAGCGACCGTCGTCGCCGTCAGCGACGTCAACGGAGCCATCCACGATCCCGCGGGTCTCGACACCCACGACATTCCAACCCACGACGAGGAGCCGGAGGCCGTCCTCGAGCAAGACGCTCCGGAAACGATCGCCAACGAGGACGTGCTCGAACTCGATGTCGATGTATTGATCCCCGCCGCCGTCGGGAACGTGATCACCGCGGACAACGCCGACGCCATCGAGGCCGACATCGTCGTCGAGGGCGCGAACGGCCCGACGACGTTCGCCGCTGACACCATCCTCGAGGAACGCGATATTACGGTTATCCCCGACATTCTCGCCAACGCCGGCGGCGTCACCGTCAGCTACTTCGAGTGGCTTCAGGACATCAACCGTCGCCAGTGGACGCTCGACGAGGTCAACGCCGAACTCGAGGACAAGATGCTCGCCGCCTGGGCGGACATCCGCGAGGAAGTCGAGAAACAGAATCTGACGTGGCGCGACGCCGCCTACGTCGTTGCACTGTCACGGATCGCCGAGGCGAAGGCCAAACGCGGGCTCTGGCCGTAG
- a CDS encoding VOC family protein, which yields MKLTGIDHFVLTVEDVEATCAFYEDLGAEIVTFGDDRKALRFGEQKINLHPIDNDVDIVAREPTPGGGDCCLVTETPIEDVERRLRERDVEIVMGPVERTGAVGPITSVYVRDPDGNLIEIGRYDD from the coding sequence ATGAAGCTCACCGGGATCGATCACTTCGTGCTTACGGTGGAGGACGTCGAGGCGACGTGTGCGTTCTACGAGGACCTAGGTGCTGAGATCGTAACCTTCGGTGACGATCGCAAAGCGCTCCGATTCGGCGAGCAGAAGATCAACCTCCACCCGATCGACAACGACGTTGACATCGTCGCGAGGGAACCGACGCCCGGCGGGGGCGACTGCTGTCTGGTGACCGAGACGCCCATCGAGGATGTCGAGCGCCGACTTCGGGAGCGAGACGTCGAGATCGTCATGGGCCCGGTCGAACGGACGGGAGCCGTCGGTCCGATTACGTCGGTGTACGTTCGAGATCCTGACGGAAATCTAATCGAGATCGGGCGCTACGACGACTGA
- a CDS encoding M24 family metallopeptidase: protein MSRAVFDEAAYERRLSRTRDRLREEDLDAIVVADPANMNYLTGYDGWSFYVHQAVIVTLEHEEPVWVGRQMDADGARATTTLSEPNIRAYSDDHVHSPHDLHPMDYVAGVLEDLEVADGRIGLEMDAYYFTAKSYTRLQQNLPEAEFEDATLLVGWVRVKKSDQELEYMRQAARISENAMQAGLDAIEAGVPEYEAAAAIYEALITGTDEYGGDYPSIVPLMPSGEHTGTPHLTWTDREFEDGDPVIIELSGCRHRYHSPLARTTFVGEPPAELEHTADVVVEAVDAALDAAEPGVTCETVEKAWRDTIAKYDIEKEDRIGYSMGLGYPPDWGEHTASIRPGDETVLEENMTFHMIPGIWTEDIGMELSETFRITSSGAETLADFPRKLFRA, encoded by the coding sequence ATGTCACGAGCTGTCTTCGACGAAGCAGCGTACGAGCGCCGACTGAGCCGAACGAGAGATCGATTGCGCGAGGAGGACCTCGACGCGATCGTCGTCGCCGATCCGGCCAATATGAACTACCTGACGGGGTACGACGGCTGGTCGTTCTACGTTCATCAGGCGGTCATCGTCACCCTCGAGCACGAGGAACCCGTCTGGGTCGGCCGACAGATGGACGCCGACGGCGCGCGGGCGACGACCACTCTCTCTGAACCGAATATCCGCGCCTACAGCGACGATCACGTTCACTCTCCGCACGACCTCCACCCGATGGACTACGTCGCCGGTGTCTTAGAAGACCTCGAGGTCGCGGACGGACGAATCGGTCTCGAGATGGACGCTTACTATTTCACCGCCAAGTCGTATACCCGTCTCCAACAAAACCTTCCCGAGGCCGAGTTCGAGGACGCGACGCTCCTCGTCGGCTGGGTCCGGGTCAAAAAATCCGACCAGGAACTCGAGTACATGCGCCAGGCTGCCCGGATTTCGGAAAACGCCATGCAAGCGGGATTAGACGCCATCGAAGCCGGCGTTCCGGAGTACGAAGCCGCCGCTGCGATTTACGAGGCGCTGATCACCGGCACCGACGAGTACGGCGGTGACTATCCGTCGATCGTTCCGCTGATGCCCTCGGGCGAGCACACCGGAACCCCGCACCTGACCTGGACGGACCGAGAATTCGAGGACGGCGACCCGGTTATCATCGAACTCTCGGGCTGTCGCCACCGGTATCACTCGCCGCTCGCACGGACGACGTTCGTCGGTGAGCCACCAGCAGAACTCGAGCACACCGCCGATGTCGTCGTCGAAGCCGTCGACGCCGCACTCGACGCTGCCGAGCCTGGTGTCACCTGCGAGACCGTCGAAAAGGCCTGGCGCGACACCATCGCCAAGTACGACATCGAAAAGGAGGACCGAATCGGCTACTCGATGGGACTGGGCTACCCGCCGGACTGGGGCGAACACACCGCGAGCATCCGCCCCGGCGACGAGACCGTCCTCGAGGAGAACATGACGTTCCACATGATCCCCGGCATCTGGACGGAAGACATCGGGATGGAACTGAGCGAGACGTTCCGCATCACGTCCAGTGGTGCGGAGACGCTCGCAGACTTCCCGCGAAAGCTGTTCCGCGCGTAA
- a CDS encoding CDP-2,3-bis-(O-geranylgeranyl)-sn-glycerol synthase, with amino-acid sequence MALLETIVIAFWAMLPAYVPNNIAVLAGGGRPIDGGRTMGGSRLLGDGKTWRGTAAGTTAGLALAGVLTLAADDVSGALGVDVPEFTLLAALGLAGGAMLGDILASFLKRRSGRERGAMFPGLDQLDFVVVSLPLTALLANEWFFTWFTWDVIAVVVVLTPILHVTTNMIAYQLGLKNEPW; translated from the coding sequence ATGGCACTACTCGAGACGATCGTGATCGCGTTCTGGGCGATGTTGCCCGCCTACGTTCCGAACAATATTGCCGTCCTGGCGGGTGGCGGTCGACCGATCGACGGCGGTCGGACCATGGGTGGCAGCCGACTTCTCGGCGACGGAAAGACCTGGCGCGGCACGGCAGCGGGCACGACTGCTGGGCTCGCACTCGCGGGCGTACTGACGCTCGCCGCCGACGACGTGAGTGGCGCGCTCGGTGTCGACGTCCCGGAATTCACCCTGCTCGCGGCACTCGGACTCGCGGGCGGGGCGATGCTCGGCGACATCCTCGCGTCGTTTCTCAAACGTCGATCGGGACGCGAACGCGGCGCGATGTTCCCCGGACTCGACCAACTCGACTTCGTCGTCGTCTCGCTTCCGCTGACGGCGCTTCTGGCGAACGAGTGGTTCTTTACGTGGTTTACGTGGGACGTTATCGCGGTCGTCGTCGTGCTCACGCCGATCCTGCACGTGACGACGAACATGATCGCCTACCAACTCGGCTTGAAAAACGAACCCTGGTAA
- a CDS encoding TolB-like translocation protein: protein MSGYNRLEQAVGHYLNDFPRIKGAVETTYQRASYLLFANRDFKYKLHDDVPLHTAPTWFGAEDGTLDEFFVGFYDVCPWNEDQTQYVVHELDESSGTVSISVLGKDGSERIASTDAWNYQQGARTRWHPTQKDALIFNDIENGNAVARIVNTDGEELDRYQQPMQAMNPTGEDFLSINYRRLDHNSPAYGYGTDDGSELATPAEDGIVRIDRDGNTELIVSFRSLISEVETAVDSEYHYIHHGLYAPDGDQFAFLHRWVDDGQRQTRLLVSNRFGKRRLLLENEYVSHYCWLDTKRLFLWGGSKAHGRGYHIVDTESGEIDYVEGLSGYGDGHPTLSPDGEWVVTDTYPDRTRKRTLWLYNIYNSRSIKLGNFLAPFEFDGGYRCDLHPRWSRDGKFISIDSAHEGVRKSYILDVSSVCQFE, encoded by the coding sequence ATGAGCGGATACAATAGACTTGAACAAGCAGTAGGTCATTACCTCAACGACTTTCCACGAATAAAGGGAGCAGTCGAAACTACCTATCAGCGAGCGAGTTATCTCCTGTTTGCAAATAGAGATTTTAAATATAAACTTCACGACGATGTACCCCTTCATACAGCGCCTACGTGGTTCGGGGCCGAGGACGGAACTCTCGACGAGTTCTTTGTGGGCTTCTACGATGTTTGTCCTTGGAACGAAGACCAGACCCAGTACGTTGTTCACGAACTAGATGAATCGAGTGGTACCGTCTCAATTTCCGTGCTTGGCAAGGACGGTTCCGAACGTATCGCATCGACTGATGCCTGGAACTATCAGCAGGGTGCTCGAACACGTTGGCACCCGACACAGAAAGACGCGCTCATATTCAACGATATCGAGAACGGTAACGCTGTGGCGCGGATCGTTAATACTGATGGTGAGGAACTCGATCGATATCAGCAACCGATGCAAGCGATGAATCCGACTGGTGAGGACTTCCTATCTATCAATTACCGTCGACTGGATCACAACAGTCCTGCCTACGGCTACGGAACTGACGATGGATCTGAGTTAGCTACTCCGGCCGAAGATGGCATAGTCCGCATTGATCGTGATGGGAATACAGAGTTGATCGTTTCCTTTAGATCCTTGATCAGTGAAGTAGAAACAGCAGTCGACTCTGAGTATCATTATATTCATCATGGGCTCTACGCACCCGATGGCGATCAGTTCGCATTTCTACACAGATGGGTAGACGACGGGCAACGCCAGACGCGATTGTTAGTTTCGAATCGGTTCGGTAAGCGACGTCTCTTGTTAGAGAACGAGTACGTCTCACATTACTGTTGGCTAGATACAAAGCGATTGTTTCTCTGGGGAGGGTCCAAGGCCCACGGTCGTGGCTATCACATCGTAGATACTGAAAGTGGAGAGATCGACTACGTAGAAGGACTTTCCGGTTACGGCGATGGTCATCCGACGTTGTCACCAGATGGCGAGTGGGTCGTCACCGATACGTATCCTGACCGAACCCGCAAACGGACGCTTTGGCTCTACAACATATACAACAGCCGGAGTATCAAATTGGGGAATTTTTTAGCCCCATTCGAGTTTGATGGTGGGTATCGGTGTGACCTTCATCCCCGGTGGAGTCGGGATGGGAAATTTATCTCAATCGATTCAGCCCACGAGGGTGTTCGAAAGTCATATATCCTTGATGTGAGTTCGGTTTGTCAATTCGAATAG
- a CDS encoding oligosaccharide flippase family protein — MNIGQTSLIVFLSKLLGSALGFVATLYFARELGAEVLGVYTLVLTVVSWLILAGEFGVGQATTKRISEGREQGAYLSAALVWITGFAVCLSLAVIVAQPILESYIAEFDHYVALSVVWFVVALLFIKLFYRTIDKTLKGERKVHIEGVLEPVKIGGQSLIQIVLVIAGYGLLGMLVGYALGGIIVGIVGLYWVSTQPSMPSKRHFVSLFDYAKFSWLGSLKSRTFNEVDILLLGVFAQSALVGVYSVAWSIAKFLDIFGGAVSSTMFPEISHTSAQNAREAVSGLVEDSLAFTGLIAIPGIVGGTLLADRLLELYGPEFVDGATVLALLIVATTLYSYQKQLMNGLNGIDRPDLAFRINAVFIVLNAGLNVVLIPRFGLEGAAIASIASVAVATILAYVTLSRLVDFRTPFGEIGRQITAALVMGVVVYGALETVETTAIVEHNAFIVVSLVGFGAGVYFLTLLALSARFRSTVERNIPLHVPYLS, encoded by the coding sequence ATGAATATTGGACAAACTTCTCTTATCGTCTTTCTCTCTAAACTCCTCGGGTCTGCCCTCGGCTTCGTCGCTACGCTCTATTTCGCTCGAGAACTCGGCGCAGAAGTTCTGGGCGTCTATACCCTGGTACTCACGGTAGTCAGTTGGCTCATTTTGGCCGGTGAGTTCGGTGTCGGTCAGGCGACGACGAAGCGGATCAGCGAAGGGCGAGAACAGGGAGCGTATCTTTCGGCCGCGCTCGTGTGGATCACCGGATTCGCCGTTTGCCTCTCTCTTGCAGTCATTGTCGCACAACCAATTCTCGAGTCCTACATCGCCGAGTTCGATCACTACGTCGCCCTCTCTGTCGTCTGGTTCGTCGTCGCGTTACTCTTCATCAAGCTGTTTTACAGGACGATCGACAAGACGCTCAAAGGGGAACGAAAGGTCCACATCGAGGGGGTGCTCGAGCCAGTCAAAATCGGCGGCCAGAGCCTCATTCAGATCGTGCTCGTCATCGCCGGCTACGGACTCCTCGGGATGCTCGTGGGCTACGCCCTCGGTGGGATCATCGTCGGCATCGTCGGCCTGTACTGGGTCTCCACCCAACCATCGATGCCGAGTAAACGTCACTTCGTGAGCCTCTTCGACTACGCGAAGTTCTCGTGGCTCGGGTCGCTCAAGTCCCGGACGTTCAACGAGGTCGACATCCTCCTCCTCGGCGTCTTCGCGCAGTCGGCACTCGTCGGTGTCTACTCCGTTGCGTGGTCCATCGCGAAGTTCCTCGATATCTTCGGGGGGGCCGTGAGTTCCACGATGTTTCCCGAAATTAGCCATACTTCCGCCCAAAACGCTCGAGAAGCCGTCTCCGGCCTCGTCGAGGATTCACTCGCGTTCACCGGACTCATTGCAATTCCGGGCATCGTCGGCGGGACACTGCTCGCCGATCGTCTCCTCGAGCTATACGGTCCGGAATTCGTCGACGGGGCGACTGTCCTCGCACTGCTCATCGTCGCGACGACACTGTACTCCTATCAGAAGCAACTAATGAACGGCCTCAACGGGATCGATCGACCCGACCTCGCGTTCCGGATCAATGCGGTCTTCATCGTACTCAACGCGGGGCTGAACGTCGTGCTCATCCCGCGATTCGGTCTCGAGGGAGCAGCGATCGCGAGTATCGCGTCGGTCGCCGTCGCGACGATTCTGGCCTATGTCACGCTCTCGAGACTGGTCGATTTCCGGACGCCGTTCGGCGAAATCGGACGCCAAATTACAGCCGCTCTGGTGATGGGCGTCGTCGTCTACGGCGCACTCGAGACCGTCGAAACGACCGCCATCGTCGAGCACAACGCGTTCATCGTCGTATCGCTCGTCGGGTTCGGAGCGGGCGTTTACTTCCTCACGTTGCTCGCACTCTCTGCGCGATTCCGGTCGACGGTCGAGCGGAATATCCCGCTTCACGTCCCGTATCTGAGTTGA